One Acetobacter oryzoeni genomic window, ACTTTACCTGCCCAAGCTCAATCAAACAGGATGCATACACACCATTAAGCTGCTGAATGACCGCTCTACCTGTATAAGGTGCAGCACAGAATGTGATGTTTCCTGCTGTAATTGAACACGTATAATATATACCACTCCCCAATGGGAACGGCATTGCAGCCTTTCCCGTAAAAGGCTTACTGCAAAATACAGGATGACCAGCCGAAAGCTGACAGACCGCAATATTATGCACGCTGCTTTGCGCGCATGCCACTACCGTAACCGTGCAGACAAAATAACAAACCGTTAGGCCTTTTATAAAATGCTTGATTAGCATGTACTTGGCTAGCCTTAATCGGGATTCATCATGCCATTTTAACCAGAACAATCAGTTGGCATATTCTGGAATGATTATTTTTTCAAAAACCTCCACAAAAGTCTATTTCCTGCCTTGACGCCCCCCAGCATTATCTCTACAAAGCGCCTCAACACAGCCTCTTGTCCCGTTCGTCTAGAGGCCTAGGACACCGCCCTTTCACGGCGGCAACACGGGTTCGAATCCCGTACGGGACGCCAAGTCTTTTTAAAGGCTTGAAGGCAAAATGCTTTTATTATCAAAAATTTCATTCATATTCTTCGGTTAGATGTGGCCGCATCATCGTAATAGTGTCCGGCTTGATTGCATTTGTATAATGGTTATCAAAATGTGCACGAATGTAATTTACAACATTGGCTATTTGTTGATCATCCAGGGTGACGGCAAACCATGGCATAGCGCCCATGCCGTTAAGCACAACCGATGCAGCATATTCCGCACTCTGTAATTTGGGATTTTTCGCCAAGGCAGGAAACCGGGCACCAGCACCTTTTGCTCCCTTTCCATCTGACATATGGCAGCTCTGGCAGATGTGCTTATAAATATCTGCGCCATCTGAAAGGGATTGCGTTTTATCTACTACATTACCAGAGCTATCAGCCCATGCCGTTGTTGATGTAAAAATCAGAAGTAAAAAAAAGGGAATATGAAAAAACGTACTACGCATCAGGCCGCCCCCACTATGCGTTGATGCAAGCGCGTAATAGCATCCAAGGCAGATAAAATGGCACCTTCCTGCCAACATCCAACATAAGAAGCATGCTCGCCTGCCAGCACAATGCGCTTATCTATACTGCAAAGTGTTTTATAGTGTGTTCGCCTTGCTTCCTCTGTCCACATGGAACAACATCCCATAACCCATGGTGTCCGGCTCCAAGCAAAGCTCACACCGTTTGAAAACTCCTTGTGATATTGAGGATGAATAATACTTCCCTGCTCCAAAGCACGTTCTAGGCGTTCTTGGGGAGGCATTCCAACATAGTCATACGCAGGCGTTCCAAACAGATAGCCCCCCAGCAATACTGCCGGTCCTTTCCTGAAATACCCATGACTGGGATAGGAAATCTGGCTGATCGGCTGATCTGTAAAGCTGATGCCACCGTAAATCTGCTCATCCTCTTCCCAGAATCTACGATTAAACTCCAGTCCGATTTTAACAGAAGATGCATACGGTACAGCCAGGATTGCAGCTTTCATCGCATCTTCCACCTGCACATCCAGTTGTGAGAGAATGGAAAGAGGAATAGTGCAGATACAATAATCAGCCTGCATCTGTCTAACAGCGCCACCACGTGCCATATCGTTATAAGTAACGGTTACACCCTGTTCATTCTGGGAAATCTTTGTAACTTTACAGTTTAATGTAATGAGATCTTTAACTTGTCGTGCAAAACCCTTGCCAATCTGGTCCATGCCACCAACGGGTTGGAACAGTGTTGTCTGCATATCAATACGTTGGTTAAATGCCATCCAGTCCCACAAACCAGATTTCATGATATCTTTGCGCGCCAACACCTCTGATGGGATAGGTGCACCATTCAAACCGCCACCTTGCGCACGCTCAAAACCACGACGCCATGAACTGACAGTACCTTTTGTATAAGAAAGGTCTGGCGTAAGAGCCCCCCATGATTTCATGGCTTCAATTAAATAATGATGCTCGTCTTCACTGACGATATCGTCCAACTTGTGCTGATTGATTGCCTTGGCGAGAAGTTCTGCCGTAAATCCGTAAAAATCGGCAGAAAACTCCCTGTACCTTACGGATTTACCACCAAAAGTATCACCTGAATGCAGCCACGTGTTATGATTGACCTCAATAAACGGCTCAAGCTCAATCCCAAACTTCCGGCAATAATATAGCAATCCTTGATGGTGATACGGAATACGCCACGGACCCGGATTGAAATAATTCCCGTTTGAAAAACGAACTTTCTGTGATGCACCCCCCAGTTCCGTTACGGTATCTCCCGCACGCAAGCTGATATTACGGCCACCACTGCGGTTCTGAAACTCCAGAATCTGAATATCATATCCAGCCTTGCGCAGTTCATACGCCGATAACATACCTGCCAGCCCCGCCCCGAGAACTAGAATTCTGGTTCCCTTTTTGGCTCCAGTAAGAGAGGGAGGATGTGTAAAATCAGTTCCGGCGGCATGCCCCATAGTAGTCATGGCTTGATAGAGCGCCACACTGCCTGCCAATGCACCAATACGCGTAAGCAATTGCCGCCGTGTAAAAGGGAATGAATGATGAGGTTGTGACATCAAAAAATCCCGTCATTTTTATATTCAGCGTTACCGAACTCTGCGACAAACATTCCAAAGCATCATATGGAAAATGCAAAAACCATGAAACCATTATAAAAATTCATGGCTTTTACATATATTGCTTTACATGAATATATCTGTTCAAAATTCCTGATCTGCCTTCAACACGGCATGCAGCATCACGTTGCTTCCGGCCGTTGCATCTTCCTGCGTTGCACTTTCTGCTTCGTTATGGCTGATACCCTGCCAACATGGCACAAAAATCATGGCGGTTGGCACAACCCTAGAAACATACACAGCATCGTGCCCGGCGCCGGATACAATATCTTGCATGCTATAATTCAGCTCTTTCCCGCTTTCCCGAACACAGGCAACACAACGCTTATCAAAATGTACGGCTGAGGAATTCCATGTCGGCGTTATGCTGACCTCCACATCAGCCGCTTGCGCACATTCCTGCATACGGCGCAGGAAATCTTCTTCCATACCCTGTAATGCGCCTTCCGATGGATTCCGCAAATCCACAGTAAAGCGCACTTCCCGCGGAACAACGTTGCTGCTGGCAGGAAACGCCGTGATAATGCCAATGGTGCTTAAACCATCAGGCGCATACGCTTGTGCCACGGCATTCACTTGGTCAATCATACGTGCGGCGGCCAATAAGGCATCCTTACGCATGAGCATGGGGGTTGTGCCTGCATGTGCAGAGCGGCCGCGTACCACAACCTCATACCAGCGCATGCCCTGCACGCCGGTTACAACACCTATGGTGCATTCTTTGGCTTCCAGCACAGGACCCTGTTCAATATGCAGCTCAAAATATGCTGCCGCCGGATGCTGCCCGCAGTGTTCTTCTCCTACAAAGCCACCACGTTCCAGTTCCTGCCGCAACGTTATGCCAGTTGCATCTGTCCTGCTGCTGGCAAATTCCTCTGTAAAAGCACCACCAAAAACACCTGAAGCGAGCATGGGAGGCCTAAAGCGTGCCCCTTCCTCATTTGTCCAGTTCACCACTTCGATTGGATGCCGCGTATGAATGCCTGCATCATGAAGCGCACGCAAAACCGCAATACCGCCCAATACGCCTAAAATGCCATCAAAACGGCCACCTGTAACTTGAGTATCCAGATGGCTGCCCATCATAATGGGGGGCAGATCATTTTGCAGGCCAGCGCGACGGGCAAACTGATTACCCATAGAATCATGGGTTACAGTACATCCCAGCGCCTTGCAGGTTTGTTCAAACCATGCCCGAACCTGAAAATCTTCATCTGAAAGAGCAAGCCTACATATGCCACCTTTGGCCGTACCACCAAAAGTAGCAGTTGTGGTGAGATCATGCCACAGCGCCTGTCCATTCACTGTCAGATCGGCATATTGGCTCATATTCTGCACCTTTTCTATTTCAGGCTTTTTGGTATTCAATATCCACGCGCAACATCACATAACAAAGCGGGCCGCTCTCCCCGCTCTAGGCATGCCACCACATTCACTGCGTAACGGGCCTGCATTTCACGTGATGCCTCAGATGCAACATGCGGCGTAAGGATCACGCGTGGGTGCTGCCACAAGGCAGATTCTGCGGGTAATGGTTCGGGCGTAACAACATCCAGCACGGCACCACATAACGTGCCATCATCCAGTGCTTTCAGAAGATCTTTCTGTACAACGTGTTTCCCACGGCCAACATTTACAAATCCTGCGCCTTTAGGAAGATGCTGGAAAAAGTCAGAATCAATCAGCCCTTCTGTTGCAGGCGTTGCTGGTAACAGATTTACCAGAACATCCACTTCGGCCAAAAATCCGGGCAGATTCTCTCTGCCGCTCCAGACTGTTACGCCTTCTACATCGGAAGGCAGACGTTTCCATCCAGAAACACAAAAACCAAACCTGGCCAGATCCTGCGCAACAAAAGCACCAAGATGCCCCAAGCCCATGATACCGACCCTGGTTGTATCGGATGTGCGGCTACATACGTTATTGCGCCATACAGCGTGCTGTTGTTGGAGAGCCCATGTGCGAGCCCCCCTGAGAAGGCTAATAACTGCCCACAGCACATAATCCGCCATCAGGCGGGCTGTCTGCTCCCCGCCCATGCGCACCAAGGGCACATCCTGCGGAAAATCCGGCAAGGAGAGCAGATGATCAACACCTGCTCCTGTGCATATAATGCCTTTCATATGGGCAAGGCATTCCACATGCTCTGGTTCTGGTTTCCAGACCAAGGCATAATCATCAGGCTGCAATTGCCACGCAGGGTCAAACCATGAGCAGACAGGAAGATCAGGCGCAACCGTAGCAAAAGCCTGCCGCCAGCTTTCAAAGACCTCGTGGCCATCTGCGCTGATTACAATACGAGCAGGCATTTGCTATTCCTTTCTTTGTAAAATCCCTAAAGCTTTTACAATGGCTGCCTGCGCAAAGGCATGGTCATGCAATGAATACTGCCGCCACCACGGGAAAACTGATTGAGTTCTGGGTCAAGCACTGTCAGCCCTTCAGCACGCAGCATCTGGTTAATCCGCACAGAATGGCGCGGACTTACCACCCTGTCTTTCCCCAAGGAGAGCACGTTACACCCCATATCCCGCATGGCCTCACGATAGCTTACCGGCAGAATACGGATACCCTGTTCACGGAACCATTCCAGATCAGCTTCATCCAACACATCCACGGCAGCAATCGCAAGGTTTTCCGCAACCATGCAGAAAATGACATCAAGATGAAGAAAATGCTCTGGAAAGTGAATCATGCGGCAGGTCCAGCCAGCTTCTTCAAACCAGCTGATGAATTCGGCCGCTCCTTTTGCATCCGTCCGGCCGCCACTTACACCAACGGCTAGCAAACCAGGGCGAATGATATGGATATCCCCGCCCTCAATACGCCCTGCGGTACATGTGCGCCAGATTTCATCGGGTGCGTAAAAAGAGCGGATTTCTTTTTCCTCTCCCACACGCTCCGGTCGGGAAAGATTTGTAACAACCGTGCCAAATGGCGTGGTTTGTGAACTGTCTCGCGTATAAACTTCGTACGGCATGTTTTCATGCGGCACAAGGAAATGGCAGGACACATCCTCGCTTTTAAGCGTTGAAACCAGTTCATCAAACTGAGTACGTAAGGCGGTGCGATCTATGTTTCCGCCATGCGCCATTGTCTGAATAGCAATATCGTTACTTGGAATCCATTCGTAATAATCAGGCGGACACAAAAGAACGTCTGCCAGCACGCCGGTTTCGCTGTCTATAAACCACCTGTTTGCAGCCATGTCTTGAAATTCCTCAAGGTATCTGTTTCAGGCACAGACTATCCGAGAGATACTGCAATCCGAATACGAACGGACAAGAGTTCACTTTAGTTTTTTCACAAATATATTCAAATCACCCGGAAAACCGCCTTTCTCCCGCTTTCTGCCTCCGACATGTTGATAATTGTCCGCAGTTCGCTCTTCACAGCCCATGTTTTACACGCCATAATCATTCCTTATAAGAAACAATAGAGCCTTGTTAATCAAGCCAAAGGATCCTCCGACAGTTTCCTCCATCTTTATCCTGACGCCCCACCCAGCAGGAGCATTCAAACCATGATAGGAAGCAGCCATAAAAAACCCCGTCCCAGAAAAAGGCCGCGTGGGTTTCAAGGGCATGTTTCGGAAATAGATCTGCGCCTTCTGCGTGTCTTTCATACTGTGGCAGAACAGGGTGGGTTCAGCGCCGCTGAAATAACCCTGGGGAAAAGCAAGTCTTCTATCAGCTTGGACATTTCCGCCTTAGAAACACGTCTGGGGATCACCCTTTGCCTGCGTGGGCGAAGTGGCTTTGCACTGACAGATGAAGGGCGTGAGGTGCTGGAGGCAACACATGCGCTTTTTCTTAATCTTGAACAGTTTCGCCAGCAGGTGAACCAAGCCAGCGGTATGTTAAGCGGCACGTTCAACCTGTATGTGCCCGACAACATACAGACCCACGGTGAAACACCGCTTGTAAAAGCCATTCATACATTCACACAAAACCACCCAAGCGTATTTATGAACCTGCATTCTGCTGCAACCAAGGAAGTGGAAGTGGCGGTTATAAACGGCCAGGCTACGGCTGGCATTGCCCTTTACGCCCAGGGAGAGGCCCCTTTAGGCAGCCGCCCACTGGTGGCAGAATCATCTTTCCTGTTCTGCGGTGCCAGGCACCCTCTCTTTCATATGCCTGAAAAAGAAATCACGCTTGATGTGCTCACCAGCCAGCGCATGATCAGCGTTGCCGATGCCGCAACATCCAAAGCATGGGAAGAAATACGCCCGCATTTCACCTACCATGCCAAGGCGGACAAAGTAGATGCACGCGCTCTTCTTATCCTGTCTGGCAGTTACATTGGATTTTTGCCGGAAATTTTTGCAGCACCTCTTGTTGCGCAAAAATTACTACGCCGGATCACCTTTAATGATCTGCACCTTATAACCTGCTGCCATTTTTTGGCTCGCATGTCCCCCGAAACCAGCCTGATGGTCGAAACATTCCGTAATTTACTGGAAGCGTCATATTAATGCCCCGCTTTTTCCCCCATCAGCCACTCATGCAGTGGTTCCAGCATGTTGTCGCGCTGCTCGGCATCCTTTTTATGGCTTTAGGCCAGCTGGGATCAGCACGAGCCGAAGAACTTCCTTCGTTTATACATGATGGCACACTAACCATCTGCACCAACCCGACCCTTCCCCCCATGACCTTCGTGAAAGGGCAGGATGTCACACATCCGGAAGGGTTTGATATTGACGCTGCTCATTTTCTGGCCACACGCTGGCATGCGCAACTTTCCGTTGTTACCATGGATTTTACAGGATTATTCCCCAGTCTGGGCGCCCAACGCTGTGGCCTGGTTATGAGTGGCATTATCCGCACGCCCCCGCGTGAGAAAAGCTTTGATGCGGTTTCCTATCAGGATACGGCACTGGTGGTGGCAGGACGTGCAAATACTCCTGTTCTAACCAGTATGGATGAGTTGTCTGGCAAGGATGTCGCTGTAGAATCCGGCACAAGCTATGTGACCCGCCTTGGCGTCATAAACGATGCCCTGGTTGCTGCAGGCAAAGCCCCTATGATTATCCAGCAGTATCCAACCGAAGAACAGGTTGTACAGCAGGTTCTTATTGGGCGGGTTTTTGCATTTGTCAGCCAGGATGTTGAAATCTTTTTCCGCATGCGCCAGCTTCAGGGCAAACTACACATCCTTCTGACCCCGGATATTCCGGATTACCGACATTTTGCCATTTACCTGCGCCAGAACAAGCAGGATCAGGAACTGCTCCAAACAGCAATCACTGCGCTGGAAACAGATGGAACACTGGCGACACTACGCAACAAATGGTCCATTACCGATCAGTCCACAAAACAAGGGGCAGATGCGTCTTCCTCTGGCTCGATATTTGATTGGAATGCCTTTTTTTCTGCGCTGACATCCCGCGCCTTTCTCCATGGCGCCCTGATTACATTAACCGTGGCCCTCCTTTCTCACGTCATCGCCATCACTTTGTCCGTGCCGATTGCCATTGCACTCAACAATCCTCAACGGTCTGTTCTCAAAATTGTTCTAGAAGGATATGTCGCTCTTTTTCGTGCCGCCCCAACATTGTTGCAGCTTCTTTTCATCTGGAATGCTGTGCCGCAGTTTTTCCCCATTTTTCGTGAACAATGGTTTACGCCCTTTTTGGCAACAGTTCTGGCCCTTTCCATCAATGAATCTGCTTATCAGGTGGAAATCAACCGTTCCGCACTCAGCGCCGTAGATCCGGGGCAGGAACTTGGCGCCAGCGCACTTGGACTAAGCCGACGTGATATTTATTGGCGCGTTATTTTTCCGCAAGCGTTCCGTATTGCTCTGCCGCCTACCATCAACGAGTTTATCAATCTTCTTAAAATTACATCTCTTGCCTCTGTTATTTCACTGCAAGAACTTCTGGCCGTGACACAAATACAGGTTGCACGGACCTTTGCCTTTACAGAGTATTATGCTGCGGCTCTGGTTTATTACCTGGTCATGGTCTTCTTTTTCCTTTTCCTTCAAAAACGGGTTGAACGACGCTTCACCTGGTCTGACCGAAAAAAGGTTGTGTCTAATGCAGCATGAATCCACAACCACTCCCATGATTTCTGTGCGCAGCATGAGCAAACTGTTTGGAGAGTTTGTAGCGCTTGACCGCTTAGACTTTGATGTAGAAAAAGGCGAAAAAATTGTTATTCTGGGGCCATCTGGATCTGGAAAATCTACCCTTATCCGCACATTAAACCGCATTGAACCCCACGATAGCGGAACGCTTAAAATCAACGGCAAGTTGATTAATGACAAAACAGATCCTATCCAACTCCGCTGTATGGTCGGTATGGTTTTTCAAAACTATAATCTGTTTCCACATTTAAGTGTTTTAGAAAACTGTATTCTGGCCCCCATGCGCGTCCGGCACATGACACGCACGGAGGCCACAGATCTTGCCCGCCGCTATCTGGACCAGGTGGGCATTCCCGATCAGGCAGATAAATACCCTATTCAGCTTTCTGGTGGGCAACAACAACGCGTTGCGATTGCCCGAGCACTATGCATGCAGCCAGAAGTGATGTTGTTTGACGAACCTACCGCGGCACTTGATCCCGAAGCGATTGTAGGTGTGGTAAGCATTATAGATGAACTGGCTGAACAGGGTATTACAACAGTATGCGTAACGCATGAAATGGCGTTTAGCCGCCGTATTGCAGACCATATTATCTTTATGGATCAAGGGAAAATTCTGGAAATTACGCCTCCAGAAACTTTTTTTACAGCACCACAAACGGATCGTGCACAAAACTTTCTAAACCAGATGCTTCGTTACTGAACAGCATCTCAATATCAATCAGAAAAAGTATGCTTGAGTCATTCCTAAACGAAGGCGACCCAATTTCATTGTCAAATAGAAATGAAAAGCCGGTTGTCTTCGCGCCCCAGAAACCGGTTCCAATAGGAATGAAACAGGAATACGGGCATGAAATCATCTTTTTTACATCGGTCCTTCCGTTTTCTGGCCGTTGTTCCAGCATATATCTCACTGCCAACCCTGCCCTGCCTGCTTCTGGCATCAACATCTTCTTTGGCTGCTACAGCAACACCCACCGCTAGCACGCAGCCTGCTTCGGCGCATTCTGTCTCTCCTGGACGAAAGCATGCAGTCGTTACACCACGCCGTAAAAATACTGCCCCACACATGGGTTCTACTGAACAGCTGGAGGTAACGCGCTCCCACACACACCGTTATCTATCCTCCCCTGGCACGGTGAACGTTATGAGTGGCCAGGAACTGCGTGCACTGCGCATTGAAAGCCCAAAGGATATTGCCGCATTTACGCCTGGTGTTACGGCAGTAAACGCCACTTCCGGTTCAACACCCATTTTTTCTATCCGTGGTGTTGGTTTGGATGACTATATCGGCACAAACATGGGGGGAATTGGCATTTATCTGGATGGGCTGCTGGCACCGTATCCGGTATTCTATAATGGCCAAATGCTCGATACAGAAAATGTTGCGGTAGAAAAAGGGCCGCAAGGCTTTGATATGGGGCGTAGCTCTACAGGTGGAACGGTCAATATTCAGTCTGTAAAGCCTTCTGATAAATTCGGAGGTTATGCAGAATGGGGGTATAGTAGCTACAATACAAACCGTGGTCGGTTTGCTGTAAACGTGCCCATCACCAACAAAATTTACAATCGCACAGCCTTTAACTACGTAAAGGGTGATGGCTGGCAAAAAGATGTTGGAACCGGTGCACGCTATGGATCGCAGGATCTGCTATCTATCCGCAACCTGACCAAGTTTGTGATAGATGACACTTCCTCCGTATTGCTGAATCTGCATTATACACGAGACAAAGGTACCCCGATGTCTCCGCAAGATCTGGATCCCGTAGATGGTGTAGGGCCACATCCACACGCCAATGCTGTCAATGTCGGAAAAGATCCTGCTAAACGTAATGAAAATGGAGGCGGTGTTTCTGTTGCCTATACCAAAGCCTTCAACTTTGGCACATTCACCTCCACCACCGGCATAGATTTCTACCGCCGTGATGATTACGACAACTACGATGGCACATCCAACGAGTATGGTGATTATCGTTGGAATGATACATCCATCGCGCAATCACACGACATGCACCTGCGTATGAATCTTGCAAAAATTCTCCATCTAACGGTAGGCGTTTATGAGTCCTATGATAAAATTGATGGCAGTTACACAAGCTTCCGCAACTCCTTATCTGCCACACCACCATATTGGCTGAGAGACCAGTTTTCTCAGCAAAACCTGTCCACAGGCCTGTACGTCAACACAGTTACCAATATCACCAAAAAGCTGGATTTCATTGCATCCGGTCGCCTTTCCTACGATGAACGCGGCTTTAATGGTGGCACACACAACGTTCAGACAGGTGAGCAAAGAACCTTTCTGGACACTACCCACGCGTATCATCGTTTTACCGGGCGTGTTGGCCTGCGCTACCAGATTGTACCTGGCACCTATGCTTATGGCACCATTTCCAATGGTTATAAGCCAGGCACATATTTTGCAGGCCCCGTGGCTGCCACATCTGCTTTGGATTACGTAAAACCTGAAAACCTGATTGCGTATGAAGTTGGTATCAAATCCTCCCTTCTGCATAACAAGCTTGTGGTGGAAGGCTCTTTATTTGACTACGAATATCATAATCGGCAGACACTTTTTTTCGCGCCCATGCCAGATGGATCAAACTCCCTTACACTGGGCACAATTTCCCGGGCACGCACTCGTGGGGGAGAACTCTCCAGCACGCTGCATAATCTCGTCCCCAATCTAGATCTGCGCGGATCATTTGCCTATCTGGATGCTCAGGCCAAAAGCCCTGTAGGTTCCATTAATGGGCTACCGCTAGATCCTCCCGTTACGCATAATTCGCCTTTGCCATTCGCGCCGCGTTTTTCATGGAGCGCCGTTGCCCGTTATGGCATCGACATGGGCCTGTACCGTACAACATTACAAGCCAGCTACACATGGAAAGACAACATGTGGGTTGCTCTGGGGGACCCCAACGCCAAATCCAGCAAGATCAGCTCCCTTGGCCTTCGTATGGAGTTTGGCCCCAAAACCGGCAAGTGGACTGCTGCCGTATATGTTGACAATCTGCAGAATAAGCATGGCACAACCTATTCCTTCACCGGCAGCGATAATAACCGCGCCCAGTATATTCAGACACCACGCTGGGTTGGCTGTGACCTACACTACAACTTCTGAATACTACACAAGAAACCGGGAAAGAGCTTATGAAACTTGAACTTTTCCGCACATTGTGGGGGGATAACCGCCGATGGGATATCCCTCTGGCAGAAGCACGCAAAGCCGGTTTTGTAGGGTTGGAGGCTCGCATTCCTCCAACTCATGAAGAGGCTCAGGAATGTGCAGCCATTTTACAGGGAGAAGGCGCTCCCTTCATTGCCATTGCCATGACAGGTGGAGGCGTTATTCC contains:
- a CDS encoding TonB-dependent receptor, encoding MKSSFLHRSFRFLAVVPAYISLPTLPCLLLASTSSLAATATPTASTQPASAHSVSPGRKHAVVTPRRKNTAPHMGSTEQLEVTRSHTHRYLSSPGTVNVMSGQELRALRIESPKDIAAFTPGVTAVNATSGSTPIFSIRGVGLDDYIGTNMGGIGIYLDGLLAPYPVFYNGQMLDTENVAVEKGPQGFDMGRSSTGGTVNIQSVKPSDKFGGYAEWGYSSYNTNRGRFAVNVPITNKIYNRTAFNYVKGDGWQKDVGTGARYGSQDLLSIRNLTKFVIDDTSSVLLNLHYTRDKGTPMSPQDLDPVDGVGPHPHANAVNVGKDPAKRNENGGGVSVAYTKAFNFGTFTSTTGIDFYRRDDYDNYDGTSNEYGDYRWNDTSIAQSHDMHLRMNLAKILHLTVGVYESYDKIDGSYTSFRNSLSATPPYWLRDQFSQQNLSTGLYVNTVTNITKKLDFIASGRLSYDERGFNGGTHNVQTGEQRTFLDTTHAYHRFTGRVGLRYQIVPGTYAYGTISNGYKPGTYFAGPVAATSALDYVKPENLIAYEVGIKSSLLHNKLVVEGSLFDYEYHNRQTLFFAPMPDGSNSLTLGTISRARTRGGELSSTLHNLVPNLDLRGSFAYLDAQAKSPVGSINGLPLDPPVTHNSPLPFAPRFSWSAVARYGIDMGLYRTTLQASYTWKDNMWVALGDPNAKSSKISSLGLRMEFGPKTGKWTAAVYVDNLQNKHGTTYSFTGSDNNRAQYIQTPRWVGCDLHYNF